A single window of Penaeus chinensis breed Huanghai No. 1 chromosome 9, ASM1920278v2, whole genome shotgun sequence DNA harbors:
- the LOC125029144 gene encoding keratin-associated protein 5-3-like has protein sequence MRKMISLLMNLAVFIMVISSVDSARLAKGMTCRKAGGECYRNGKANRICEKYDDDANDCGGSRKCCLVTTDHPPGMIRKAFKCTAPCDVGTCTPRRQCAEEGRGPRCGKRCVCCTKVKPSKTTGLKTGNVSEGKGTRGPRRGPQNQNFRPRKVKQGGCATTDDCDMKGGKCKAKCKKNGDSSLCSGDCTCCGVCEAKSKCSRYDGVCKKSCDGTERTIKGGCKKKKKCSCCAPKCEQNGCQGQCVSSKKECNGQFIKNGCGGFKCHCCNSVGKL, from the exons ATGAGGAAAATGATTTCGCTGTTGATGAACTTGGCTGTTTTTATAATGGTGATCAGCTCCGTCGACTCCGCTCGTCTT GCCAAGGGAATGACCTGTCGGAAAGCCGGAGGAGAATGCTATCGCAACGGAAAGGCGAACAGAATTTGTGAGAAATATGATGACGATGCCAACGACTGCGGAGGATCCAGGAAGTGCTGTCTAG TAACGACCGATCACCCGCCTGGGATGATAAGAAAAGCATTTAAATGTACGGCACCGTGCGACGTCGGAACTTGCACGCCGAGGCGGCAGTGTGCAGAGGAAGGGCGGGGACCGAGGTGTGGCAAGAGATGCGTGTGCTGCACCAAAG TCAAACCCTCAAAAACCACTGGACTAAAAACTGGCAATGTGAGTGAAGGAAAGGGGACCAGGGGACCCAGAAGGGGACCGCAAAACCAAAATTTCCGCCCAAGGAAAGTAAAGCAAGGTGGTTGTGCGACAACTGATGATTGCGATATGAAAGGAGGAAAGTGCAAGGCGAAGTGTAAGAAAAATGGAGATTCAAGCCTATGTAGTGGCGACTGCACTTGCTGTG GAGTATGTGAGGCAAAAAGCAAGTGTAGCCGTTATGATGGAGTATGCAAGAAATCATGCGATGGAACAGAGCGGACGATAAAGGGAggatgcaagaaaaaaaagaaatgttcttGTTGTGCACCAAAGTGCGAACAAAACGGGTGCCAAGGTCAATGCGTTAGCAGCAAGAAAGAATGCAATGGGCAGTTTATCAAGAATGGCTGTGGCGGATTTAAATGCCATTGCTGCAATTCGGTCGGTAAGTTGTAA